The sequence CTTCTTTAGTTCAACAGTCAACAACGctaagccttttttttcttcttggacaTCATTAATTTGTTTATTCGCCATGTGGAAGCATTCTTCAAGATTCTCATATTTTTCCTACAAACATTCCAAGTGTTAAAAGCGGGTAATGgttatatataatttttaaaaatctgtatTTTTAGTACTAACCtgcaaattaattttattctCTGATaactcttccttttctttcataaGCTGAAGAATTGTGGCATCCTGAGAAGTTTTGAATGCTGAAAACTCAAGTTCAATATTCGCTGCCCTTACTTTCAATTGCTCAAAATCGTTCGCAATTTCCTCCCGTTCCTTGGCCGTCAACTTTAAAGTAGCATTCAGTAGTTGTACCTCGGTTACaagcttattattttgttcCCGAAATTCCGAAAGTAAATTTTCGGCctctgcaattttttgttcgGCGGTTGACAGcgacgtctaaacaaaatttttatgttgGATTTAATTCCATGACGTTAGTTAAAATGGACTTTACCTACTTTCATGTCGGTGGCACACGatttcaatttctctttttcagcACTAACATCAAGTATGACAGCTTCTTTAATGATTTTATAATCACTGTACTCTTGTTCCATTTTCTTGCTACTTTCGATTGATTGGTTCAATGCTTCTTTTAAATCGATTGATGTTTGGTTCATAAGCTCCAATTCCTTCTTCAGCTCAACAGTCAACAACGCTaatgcttgtttttcttcttgggcATCATTAATTTGTTTATTGGCCATGTGATAGCATGTTTCAAGATTCTCATATTTTTCCTACAAACATTCCAAGTGTTAAAAGCGGGTAATGgttatatataatttttaaaaatctgtatTTTTAGTACTAACCtgcaaattaattttattcacTGAtacctcttccttttctttcataaGCTGAAGAATTGTGGCATCCTGAGAAGATCTGAATGCTGAAAACTCAACGTCAATATTCGCTGCCCTTACCTTCAACTGCTCAAAATCGCTCACAATTTCCTCCCGCTCCTTTGCCGTCAACTCTAAGGTAGCATTCAGTTGTTGTACCTCGGTTACaagcttattattttgttcCCGAAATTCTGAAAGTAAATTTTCGGtctctgcaatttttttttcggcggtTGACAGCGAcatctaaagaaaattttcatGTCAAATTTAATTCGCTTccactatttaaaaaaagagagcgcATTACATTTAATTGGCTGTTGATCTCTTGAAGAGCTACATTTTCATTATTAAGTTTTTGGATCGTTGCAGCGTCAGCCGTTCTCAACACATTAAACTCGTTTTCTGTTTCTTTGATACTCGCCTTCGATAACTGAAGTGAATCTTGAAGTTCGCACTGtattttttggctttgttCGAGCGCAGCGTTGGCGACTGAAAACTTTTTGTCGATTTCCGCCTTATGACGTAGAAGTTTAATATGCTCATCGCGCAATTTTTGATAAACTTCTTTCAGTTTCACAAACTTATCTTCCCATCCTTTAGCACGTTTTTCGGTTTcctaataaattttaaaaaaaggtaaagtAGATAACTTGTTGAAATGACAGTAACGTAGATGTTTTCGGATACGTCTAACTGTAATTGGACGACGGAGCCCATTTGCGCCGATTTTGCTGCTTCGCTTAATTTTCGTTCAATAGTTTCCTTGTCTTTCATAGCCTcttgaatttcgttttctttctcagaTAAGCGAATTTCCATATTAAGCAATTCCTGCCGTAGAATCCCAGTCTCCTGATTATATTCGGCACGAACCTTCCTCAGTTCGGCCGATAATTGTTCCAGCTGATGTAAAAGATGTTCTATGTACCGATCTCTGCAAAAGGATGAAGACGTGATCAATTAAATTTGCTTCAAATTGGGTCTGACGCAAGATATGAAACCTTTCAAGCAACAAATCCGGGGAACACTCGTTGCTTTCTGATAGGTCGGATTCCAGTTGAACTAGTGTTTCATCAACATGCGATGGCTGAAATGTTTCGTTTGGTAATATAACAACTGGCGTGACGTGACGACTTAGCTCACTGGATATCAAGAAGTTCGGTGGGTTCTATGGTTCAACAGACAGTGATTAATTTGAGAACCGGTTCTAATGAATTCGGCAAACTACCAAAGTAAATAATCACTATGATTTTTGCAAGATAAATATACCTCATCCAAGTTAGGCACTTGGATAAGTGATTTGAAATATTGGAGAGTGCTGGATTGTAAATAAAACTGCCGCAAAGCcttaaattgtttttgaaatctGATACGGTGACCCTCCAAAGTGTCGGGAGGAAGACCTAGACAGGTAATCTTGATTCAAATTTTTGGGGTAGTGGATAGTAAAATGGTACAACTTACAATTGTGCAGTTTAAAAAGAAGCTTCACGATGAAATCATAAACTTGCGAAGAATCTTGAATGCATGGAATGAGAGGAGCTAGACGGCACTGCCCGGCATTCGTCATAGAATTAGATCGCGACATATCCAATGAACCAAACACTATAGACCGGGAGAACaaatagagagaaaaaaggagagaaaaaaggagagaaaaaaggagagaaaaaaggagagaaaaaaggagagaaaaaaggagagaaaaaaggagagaaaaaaggagagaaaaaaggagagaaaaaaggagagaaaaaaggagagaaaaaaggagagaaaaaaggagagaaaaaaggagagaaaaaaggagagaaaaaaggagagaaaaaaaggagaaaaaaaggagagaaaaaaaggagagaaaaaaaggagagaaaaaaaggagagaaaaagaaagaaaggaagaaaaagaaataaagaaaaaagaaagaaagaaaaaaaaaggaaaaaaaatgtggagaaaaaaaatcgttttcaaTAAAAgttctttcaaaaaattttgaacAATATGAAATACCGCACCAGCCGTTTGCAGAGAAAGAATTTCATCCATATAATCCAGCAGCTCAACAGACAACTGGAAACTAGGCAACGCAAATGAATTAGATAATGAAATCACCTTATCAAACTTATCTCAATCCTTGTGTCACCGGCAgcatcgtattttttttaatgaacgaCTGAATGACTTACTACAAGTTAATGTCGTGTTCACAGACCAAATCgatttcttcatcttttaacATCAGATTGCCAGgaaatttttgatttcttttgtggAAATCCAGCTTGACCACAAGTAGTCGACAGTATACATATATCAACTTTCCATATCCTTCTTTAAAATGTCCCTGTAAGAAAAGAATGccataaaaaatttgcaaatatTATCACACCATCTGGAAGGTAACCAACCCATAACTTCCCCTTGTCAACTAAAAAATCTCTATGTTGCTGGGAATCTTTCTGTGAACATTAAATGACAATatcaatttagtttttttaacagaaaatCTCCATAATATTTACCAAGACATTTGGATGCCCCTCCCGCAAAATTTTATGTAAAGTGTTGCAAAATTTCCATGCAACAATTGGATTTGAATGTATTGGTAACCTCAGGATAATAGACCAAAAAGCCTGGCTCCCCTTACCTTGAAAGGTACCAATAATGGCACCTGCAAAATGTAGAAACATGGTTAAGTTGAACAGAATGAttggaaaaatatttttagctTACTGCGAACATGCTTGGATTTAACGGGTACCTCAGATTCATTTACCGCCTTACAGATAGCCAAAGTCTATAAAAGATAGAAgtgtaaataatttttctttacagCAAATAATGTAGAATAACGCACTtgtgttttttcaaaattttctcgTTCCTGATCTAAAATAACAACACAGCCAGATGACTCATTTTGTTACATCATCTAAGTTTTTATAAATATATCCTTATTTTACCAAGTGAAGTACGGGAGCGATTTGGAGGCAAAGTGCGACCAGCCATATTATTTTGATGCGGCAGTTTGCAGGTAGTACTAAAATCAGTACAACCTCTTGGTGACCCTCCCAAGAACCACAAAATGATGACAATTACTACAAATCGCTAACTTGGCTCGAAGATGAAGGGAGATATGTACAGGAAACGTCCAACCTAACTCAGGAAGTTACCTGTCATTTCTGAAAGTGTATACAAACTTTGCAGCGCAGGGTCTATATCTTACCGGTTATCAgtataaaatcaaaaatccgTCAACAATGCTGCGACCTAGCGGTCAGATTGCCCTTCTCAGTAccgactaaaaaaatatactaaGTTGTAGTACAATGTGCCAAAGAGGCAAAAGCAAAATGcaaaacgtttgaaaaaaacacgaaCTGTACAATAAGGAACCATAAAAAACGGCTGCCAAAAGCTCAGCCACCCGAAATgagaattaaatttttaaatactaTTACAAGATGGCAAGAACTAAAATGGAAATGTATTATTGCAGAAGCGCGCGCGCACAACATTTTCAGCAAATATTTACGAATAGTTCAAATAGTTGATTTCTTatggctttttctttgaaatcatTGAATGGTAGATTGTTTATGGTGATATGTTTAGGGGTGGGGCCTGGGGGGGGATTTTGTTTGCCCCCCTCCTCTCCGAAAATGCTATTCGGGGCACAATCGCAGGATTACTTtaggataaattttttacacGGTCGTCGTTTCGTACCGAACCTGACTGAGTTCGGGACGAAAAATATTACACCCTGAACGGCTTGTCGGGCCAGAAAGGGCTTCAAAAAAGCACTGGCTTAGGCGAAAGCCAAGCCACGCCAAGCGCTTGTCTTATTACTCAACGTCCATGATCTACGAAAATCAAGGCAGAACAAAGTGAGCTCGAAACGCCACAACCAGAGAAACGCAGATGTTGCTGGCATTATTGCAATTTTGATAACAAACTTCACATGTTTAACcattagtttttatttatttattgtcacaattgttttttttctgttttgttagGTAATGATAGGAAATACCGAGATGAATTATTCGCGTGCGAGAAAAGCAGTTGAGAAGTCTCCGATGTATGGTTATCTTATATCTTGTGCCATTTATTATGTTTTCACAATCTCATAAGATTTATTACTGACCTATAGGGTTTGACATTTATGAAGTACCAGGTGAAAAAGTGAACAGTGAGAGGTGCTGGAAATTTATAAATCACAGGACTGAACATTTCTTAAGTAGTGTGTGGTAATGTATCAATTTGTTAAGAAATATATTGCACTATTTACTAGGAAAAATTTCAAGTATAGTTACTTGTGAAGGCTGCAATGCAAACACCGACTTCCTTTTCAGCTTGTTCTACATGCTTAAAGCATCTTGATTACATATTCTTTATGGCAAGTAAAAGGTTCATTTGTTAACATGTTTGGTTAAAACATACAGAATTTGTCTTATCACTGTTATCAGAATCTGATATACAATGAAAGAATGCAGACTTTCGGTTTCAACACTTGGAGGTATTTACTCTCAGATGTGAGTGAATTCTTTCattatcctttttgtttcctattgCTTCTGTTCAACTAAAACTTTTGCGTCACAGGactaaaaaaattgcaaagtAAACCTGCTCCCTAACGACCCTCCAGTTTAACGGGGGTTCAACTTCTCGCCCGTTTGGAATTgagttcattattattttatttgtgttttgtgaATGTGTCTATCGAATTTTGATACGAATCATTATAATAATATCACATCTATTAATCTTATAGATATTGTATTATTTATATTACGTTTATAATATTTACAGTGTTTAACTCAGTTTCTAAGTGATTGTGGAAGGAATGTTGCACATTTCTAAACATAACCCCAACAGTACCACGTAAGAATTGATATGTTTGAATTCTCTGTATTCGTTTAGTTGGTCAACcaattcttttaattttccaGTTCTTACGTAATGCTGTTGAGGTTGCGCTACCTTCCACAATTAAATGGAAATTGGGttgaacatttgaaaaattatAATTCTAATATAAATATACAGTGTTATAAATTGAGTAATATAATAATTCACTGTTAATCATAGCAGGAGCAAGATTCCATAGATTTATTCACACATTATTCACAAATAAAACCACTAATGTCTTTTCGCAACCGTTATGAATTACCTTCTAAAAGCCTCAAGTCCCAGAGCGGTTCATCAGTCTTTTCTAGTTAACCGATTGGGTAGCAAGCAGGTACTCTGACCTCTATGGCCGAGAGATGAGGCACGATTAAATGGTAGTTCTTTTATCCGTGTAGTAGAATAAACAAACCATTCAAATGGTTTATTTGTTCTACTACTAGTTCagattttaaagaattttaccattttttcaaatgctATTCACCTTCGTAAACCTTCATCGTACCGAGCTGCATAGTGTAGGACGGTTTCACCATTCGCTGATGCAACATTGACGTTTGTTGGCATcaatattgttttctttcgctcTTCGTGTTGGTGTGCAATAGCCACCATTAACGGAGTTTCACCGAAATGGTTGTACTCCGTCAATTCGCAATTGTGGTGTTTTAATATCTTTATTAGCAGCATGCCGTTCTCTGCTGCTGCTATGtgcgattgtttttccgttttgtATTATCTCTGGGTGTGCCCCGAAAGATAATAGCAAATCTGTCAGATCGCGGCTGTTTTTTCGTACTTCTTcccgttttaaaatttttcgttcATGAGTGAGGCCACTTGTTGTCTTGGCCAACTTTCCCGAACTTTTATCTTGCGGAGTATACACTGCCTTACAATTTCCGCTGTGTCCCTATCATACTTAAAGAAACTCTACCTTTCTTTAACTTCATTATGGGATTTCTCCAACTTCCTATCCTTCCTGCTCTCGCTGCCAATACTGAAGCGATGGCCTTCATTCTGCAGTTGTTGCATTTTTCCGTTTCGCGCCAGGTTCTGAGTAATTTCTTTCCACTTCACTTGGCAAGTCACATACTAAAAAATTGTCATCGTCGAAGTCACTGTAATACTGCAGCCCCAAGTAATAACTCTCATTTGCACTTGCTCCGCTTGCATGCGAGTCCAATTCCCGATGTGAGTGATTATTTCCCTCTTTACTTTCCGTGTCACTGATTGTGATCAACTCGTACTGTCGCTCTCTTTTCGGCACTTATAGGATGATCGTCACTTTCTCTTCTTCGGTGTGGATTTTGGATGCacttgacatttctttttctttttgataacTTGTTGAGAATTTTTGGAACACTGTAGAATTTAGGCGATTGAAGCACTGGGAAGAGCCTTGGTTTTACAATTTGCTTAAATGCTGTTAAGTATAAAGAGCTTTCTACGGGATTCTTCTCTTAACATGacccattttgttttgactttCCATTATCAAGTTAGGTTATTGtatcttctctttttcgtttgtttgtttatgttttttatttcttgttttgtttggtacTCTCGTTTCGAATGTGCAAcggcataggtcttcccaTACAACGCCATATCCGACCACATAAGTACAACTGGTGTGCTTTCCAGTGGTCCAAAAAATATTCTCGGAGGCAATTGGGGTTTTGGTTGGTTGTCTTGGTCTTGCAGTACGGTTGTCTAGGTATATGGTGTTCTCTTTGCGAGTATTCTCTGGTGTATGATGATCAAACGGCACTCGCCTACCTTGATGGTGTTCCTCGGTCTGGTAGGGTTTGAAGACTCGTTGAGGAAGTGTAAAGCACAACACTGAAAAAACTACGGGAAGCAACTTGTGCTGGTAGCAATTGTTGGTCTCGTTGGGACGTCCAATAGTAAAAGTTTCCTTTTTACCCGTGTATTACAGTGAGTTGCTGAGACAACTCTGaaatacatgttacaatcatgcGATATTTATGTCAATACATAATGCAAATTACAAGCTAACGAGAGAAGGATTACAATCGCATTCGCTTGTTGGTTAGAGGACCGCATGAGGGGATGTAGAAAGTCCAACGTTCTACAACATAACTTGAATAttgttgaaataaaaatcttgtGGGGGGTCCCAATGGCGGGAAGACCAGCCGTAGAGGGGTGGATGTCTCCTCGCTGGGTCCAGATCCAGGACGAGTTTCAGCGTGTCGATTGCGCACTCTCTATAGAGCGTATTCCCCAGCTTTCCCAGCAATtcgttaattttttcttccaaaacgCGCACCACCCGGACCTCTCCCTGGCCCCAGTCGTCCCGGCTCAGTATTAGGACGATTCGGATGACTCCCGAACCGTAGTGAAATGGTCGTCCTCGGATGGGGGTGGCCGCGGTTGCGGTAAAGGATTACCGATTTCGTCGATCCTAAGCCATGCCCTCTCGTCCGCCGTGATAAATTCGTTATTAGAGTTGGATTCCATTGCTTACGAGTTCTTttagaaagagaaattgtCGTCTCTAtgtgtaaagcattcttttagtaattgaaagaatgactttacgttatttaagacaaattgtaatttagaaaattaaactcggaaggcgttaccacaatgtcgaatatcttttattctaataggccaaaaGGATAATAAAAGGATACACAGTTATAGGGCATAAATGGGAAACAGAAATATAAATGGAGTTATGCGAAtttagtcttaccgtcaccgccgtgGCGAAGATAAAAATAGAGATGATAAATGTTGTACGGGAAAGATAAAGATAATAGGGCTGTCAGTCGCACAAGAAGCAATGAAAAGcactcacaataattattgaataagaaacaaattaaacCCACTAGATTTGAGGAATTAAGCAGCACTTGTAGCACTAAGAATGGAAACTATGACTGGAACTGGAACAGGAACAAGAGAGAACGGAAGAGAACTGAAGATAACTGAAGAACtgacttttgggaacaaaagggcatccttttatatattttacatgtttgagggaaacatagcatttccgacagatgagctccggatataagttattgaatatctcacgcagcaacatttcatattcatggaaatgtatggtgcgatgttctacgcatgaagctcatccaatcagcaataagcaggatgtaaagtataatataaaaatagaattcaaggaaatgtcaatgacacttgaattactatatttataatgtatactttaaatataaaacatagtatataattttaatataaagaaaacaaacaatgaagataaaatacaattaaaagttgtattttgatgacttcgttacataTGACTGCGAAGAAGCTGTGATTCACATCACTGGGCGTACAGCTTTTATAATAGTCCTCTGTTGTTGTTCGAGAAGTACGCAGTTTGGTGGCATTACACTTCATTTCTGTAACAAATTGGTTTCCTCCGATTTCTTTGCGTACGTGGATTTATATCTTGATGCTGGTGACACATCATCTTTGCGCTCAGTTTGCTGAATTTCGGAATCGCAAGCGGCGCGTAGAGGGTCAGGttcaaaaattggtgttgaatgttgttgatttttcGTAACGCAATAAACGTCATTTGATGACAATTGCTCTTGGGTCGACAGACGAGATTTATGGATCATAATATCTTCTAGTACGAGTTGTTGACCCATCGAATTGGTGTCTGTTACCAATTTTGACAAGACATCGAATTCAATATTTTGTTGCCTCACAACTTCATCATCGAGCCCGTGTTCAGTAACATCTGTTGTTTGGATCACAATTGACTTGCGGAATCGGTTCTCAAATTCCGAGGGAGTCTCTAGTGGAGGGCAATGCTCATGTTTCCATAGCATTGTTTCATATAACggttttaatctatttacatgCGTACGCTGACAAATATACGAATTATCTGCGATGGCTACTGTGTTATTTGAACAAGCTTTTACTGTTCTATAAGGTTCTTTATACTTTTAAGTGAATTCCTACTGTCTCCTTCTTTAACTACTCGAATATCTAATAACACCCGATCGCCTATCACATATCGGTTTTCTTTTGCGCGTTTATTATACAAATCCCTCTGATTGCAAGACCTGACTGCAAGAAACTCATAATTTTTAACATCGTATATaagatagaaaacaaaagtgagagatagaaatatgaaaataattaaGACACAGAAAAGCAATGATGGATTTGGTCATTGTCTtatcctttctctttttttttttaactcagACGTTATCCTCTTTATTATGTTTATTAGCGAATTCTTTAGTAGCATCtttcatgtttgtttattcgctatacttttttttttaatgagaaaaagaattcagaCAAATGCAAGATCGAAAATTTGTATGTAATGGTTAATAAACTACTAAAGAAACACAAGgtatatgtataaaaaaaatcaagtgtggagaaaataaaagacaagaaaCAATAATTTTAATCATCTGGATTCAGAAATCTCGCTCCATTTGGGCGCCTTCCGGGTCGTCCGCAGGTAGGGCACACGTCCTGCACCTACCATTGGGATAGCGCCCAATTTTGTGGTGGAGGCATTCGGTTTCGTGGATCGAGCTCCAGAATTTCTTGAATCTTCTCCACAGACCGTTGCCAATTCTCTTCGTTTAGAGCTTTGTGTAGCTCTATCTTCAAAACCCCTGTTCGCAGATGGAGTTCGTGCAGGTGTAAGTCGTGTCGGGTAGGCCAGGTGGGGCGCGGGCAAGAACGTACGGGTTCCGGCATTAGTGTAGCGATTGGTCGTACCCGCACCGGGCTGGATGGCGCCTGAGGTGGAGCCGGGTTGGGCTGGACCCGGGGTGGAACACGGATCCGGAGTGGAAGATTCACCTGAGGTGGAAAAGGGACCTGGGGCGAAACAGGTAAGGTAAGGAAAGCGACAGATGGCCCCGCTACCGGCTCACTCGAATTATCTTGTCGAAGTCGCCAAGATCTGTCGGAACTATGCCGACGAGTTGTGTAGGGTGACAGTTTATAATTTCCGTTGTTGTCTTTaggcattttttcttctaaaaatgaatttttctggTTCTTTAGGTGGCTTTTAAAAGTTGCATCTGCCCTTAGAGCTGGCCCTTGACGGGAGGATGTGTTCTATTGGGGTTGAATTTCCTCCAGGCATTCCTTCAATTCGGGATTTTTGATTGACTTCTAGGTCAGAAAATTTCACCTCTAGAGATTGCATTCTATTTGCAGACACTTCCAGTTTGTCCATTAGTTCAGACAGCTTTGTTGTACTAGATATCTGACTTTGAATCTCCTTTTTTACAGAAGCTATGTCCTCTCTTACATTATGAATTTCACATGCCAGATCTTTTATATGATCCCTTGTTTCCTTGTATTTCTTGatcattaagcatctcaaatCCTGGTGCCTGTCATTAGCTTCTTTGTTGGTTGATTTTATGAGTTGAATTATCTTAAATAAATCAGGATTCTCAGCATCTGTTCTGTCTCTTTTAGCAGATCTCATAATAGGAGTTATAATCTCAGTCGTCACAGGTAGGGGAGGATACTGTGGTGGGGTGGATGGGCTAGCATCCATTAATAGACTTTCCTGTTCTTCTTCTAGTAGTGAATCTTCCAATttggttgtcttctttttttgaaaaagaccCGAGACGGTGTTCAAAAAAGTGTTTGTTGGGGAAGTGTTTGTGGAAACGGTTTTCTTGGGTGAGAGATGGGATACTAGTTGGGCTAGTACGGAAGGAGGGTTCCTTACAGTCAAGGTGTTAGCGTTACTTTTAGCTCGAGGTTTACGAACGTTTGAAAGGTCTACTCCTGTCACCAACTCATAGGCAGAGTTCGATCTTAACTTTCTTAACTGGGGTTTATGTGAAATTGTACTAGGCTTCAAAACAGGAGAAGCAGATTTCCTAATAGCTTCTGTTGCCCTTCTCGAAGTTTTATTTCCCGTAAACGTATCAGATTCAGCAagatttgaagtggaagttTTATCGAAATTAATAGATCTGGCTACAGCTTCGTCAATTTGTATAACTGGCTCAATAGGACTTTTAGTAGCGGACACAggtgtaaagcatcttcccgtgtgggaagattgactttacgaatttaagacaataaagaataaaagaataaaagaataagagaataaaagaactaaaagaaCTCAGAGGCGTTGTACCCACAATGACGACTATATTTGTCTTAGTTTAAGTATGTAAAATACAAGATGTTTTGGATAAGGACATAAGAAAAagctattgaataaaaaaaggggggggggacagaAAGGGAAACGGGATAATTGTAGTGTGAGCTTACCGCGGTAGCGC comes from Daphnia carinata strain CSIRO-1 chromosome 2, CSIRO_AGI_Dcar_HiC_V3, whole genome shotgun sequence and encodes:
- the LOC130701724 gene encoding huntingtin-interacting protein 1-like isoform X1, with the protein product MAGRTLPPNRSRTSLDQERENFEKTQTLAICKAVNESEVPVKSKHVRSAIIGTFQGKGSQAFWSIILRLPIHSNPIVAWKFCNTLHKILREGHPNVLKDSQQHRDFLVDKGKLWGHFKEGYGKLIYVYCRLLVVKLDFHKRNQKFPGNLMLKDEEIDLVCEHDINLYFQLSVELLDYMDEILSLQTAVFGSLDMSRSNSMTNAGQCRLAPLIPCIQDSSQVYDFIVKLLFKLHNCLPPDTLEGHRIRFQKQFKALRQFYLQSSTLQYFKSLIQVPNLDENPPNFLISSELSRHVTPVVILPNETFQPSHVDETLVQLESDLSESNECSPDLLLERDRYIEHLLHQLEQLSAELRKVRAEYNQETGILRQELLNMEIRLSEKENEIQEAMKDKETIERKLSEAAKSAQMGSVVQLQLDETEKRAKGWEDKFVKLKEVYQKLRDEHIKLLRHKAEIDKKFSVANAALEQSQKIQCELQDSLQLSKASIKETENEFNVLRTADAATIQKLNNENVALQEINSQLNMSLSTAEKKIAETENLLSEFREQNNKLVTEVQQLNATLELTAKEREEIVSDFEQLKVRAANIDVEFSAFRSSQDATILQLMKEKEEVSVNKINLQEKYENLETCYHMANKQINDAQEEKQALALLTVELKKELELMNQTSIDLKEALNQSIESSKKMEQEYSDYKIIKEAVILDVSAEKEKLKSCATDMKTSLSTAEQKIAEAENLLSEFREQNNKLVTEVQLLNATLKLTAKEREEIANDFEQLKVRAANIELEFSAFKTSQDATILQLMKEKEELSENKINLQEKYENLEECFHMANKQINDVQEEKKGLALLTVELKKELELTNQTSIDLKEALNQSIESSKKMEQEYSDYKIIKEAVILDVSAEKEKLKSCATDMKESVSMLEKHVQNLESENAQLQEETQKLLHQKDLLSTSYKSELHTSKLKSINLFHQLLINCCLKAEQYLGKCVTDLSKPPVFALNVQDHGGSTIAGAVSLLETLSESLCSYCSNNKNEEIACFTIPLIFPFVQSVDWMLLHGQQLAHSLTDIDKVDDLLKKCVAAGKVAVLFFKVLQQPFEIEEINLNSNKVKDALRDLEKEIEFVMESSKNSSEQGNVGEELENELGAMERAIEEAAARIAQLWDNSKKSHTGVKLEVSEKVLDSCTALMKAIVELIRNAKVLQEEIVARGKGSASARDFYKRNHRWTEGLLSAAKAVGFGAKLLTDAADNVVKGQAKFEQLTVASQEIAASTAQLVFASRVKAELQSKNLQILAESSKGVSLATGRVVATAKHCAQLVEESTVLDFAHLTLHQAKRLEMESQVKVLEFESLLEKERLRLSALRKQHYQLAGDAES
- the LOC130701724 gene encoding huntingtin-interacting protein 1-like isoform X2 — its product is MAGRTLPPNRSRTSLDQERENFEKTQTLAICKAVNESEVPVKSKHVRSAIIGTFQGKGSQAFWSIILRLPIHSNPIVAWKFCNTLHKILREGHPNVLKDSQQHRDFLVDKGKLWGHFKEGYGKLIYVYCRLLVVKLDFHKRNQKFPGNLMLKDEEIDLVCEHDINLYFQLSVELLDYMDEILSLQTAVFGSLDMSRSNSMTNAGQCRLAPLIPCIQDSSQVYDFIVKLLFKLHNCLPPDTLEGHRIRFQKQFKALRQFYLQSSTLQYFKSLIQVPNLDENPPNFLISSELSRHVTPVVILPNETFQPSHVDETLVQLESDLSESNECSPDLLLERDRYIEHLLHQLEQLSAELRKVRAEYNQETGILRQELLNMEIRLSEKENEIQEAMKDKETIERKLSEAAKSAQMGSVVQLQLDETEKRAKGWEDKFVKLKEVYQKLRDEHIKLLRHKAEIDKKFSVANAALEQSQKIQCELQDSLQLSKASIKETENEFNVLRTADAATIQKLNNENVALQEINSQLNTSLSTAEQKIAEAENLLSEFREQNNKLVTEVQLLNATLKLTAKEREEIANDFEQLKVRAANIELEFSAFKTSQDATILQLMKEKEELSENKINLQEKYENLEECFHMANKQINDVQEEKKGLALLTVELKKELELTNQTSIDLKEALNQSIESSKKMEQEYSDYKIIKEAVILDVSAEKEKLKSCATDMKESVSMLEKHVQNLESENAQLQEETQKLLHQKDLLSTSYKSELHTSKLKSINLFHQLLINCCLKAEQYLGKCVTDLSKPPVFALNVQDHGGSTIAGAVSLLETLSESLCSYCSNNKNEEIACFTIPLIFPFVQSVDWMLLHGQQLAHSLTDIDKVDDLLKKCVAAGKVAVLFFKVLQQPFEIEEINLNSNKVKDALRDLEKEIEFVMESSKNSSEQGNVGEELENELGAMERAIEEAAARIAQLWDNSKKSHTGVKLEVSEKVLDSCTALMKAIVELIRNAKVLQEEIVARGKGSASARDFYKRNHRWTEGLLSAAKAVGFGAKLLTDAADNVVKGQAKFEQLTVASQEIAASTAQLVFASRVKAELQSKNLQILAESSKGVSLATGRVVATAKHCAQLVEESTVLDFAHLTLHQAKRLEMESQVKVLEFESLLEKERLRLSALRKQHYQLAGDAES